One window from the genome of Bacillus rossius redtenbacheri isolate Brsri chromosome 12, Brsri_v3, whole genome shotgun sequence encodes:
- the LOC134537634 gene encoding inositol polyphosphate 5-phosphatase E isoform X2: protein MENDDEMKDKASRDKTKSKKKPLCRLGLLVPRKTRVGCLSAESEDIHLSENSITPEGCKLEQHSADTNLSPQEQGLIVETWDVKNESQEKGSEELVRSLSPKEVSNSTKISLCCAMTESSKSVDDHHHSNYHRTNNAERNRMSLGITTDEKITTSSNNKVKLLQTVTLESDSTQHEGCAIGGSGDKEEPLSGARENDVIQSSSPSVSDMSSCESSPIPTQARLKGSVLTQRRSADNLLLGLHQSPPLRHSSPDSSKSVPETQKRYRMRSVSHDTMLPPRDKALVRVEEGDSNNKGRGSMDSLARHSLLAAQVFHLIPTVKARERNFLHGRIAADSLLGSLELEKTLPQRELRVFVGTWNMNGQAPPKELNDFMLPPGLEHVPDVIVVGTQESYSERSEWEVHLQETVGPSHLLFHSAALGTLHLAVFLRRDLLWFCSVPEESSYSVRPGTAFRTKGAVAIAFMLFGTSFLFITAHLTAHVDKVKERIHDIRRIVKSLDLPKLLPVRHKNKDVTQNFDYVFWCGDLNFRLTQPREEVMQWVSKQQFPMVRPHLLCSDQLRASRAQGSVFRDFEEGPITFPPTYKYDPGTQDYDTSHKQRTPSYTDRILFKSGRGRRESHAPGASPALECLVYTSVPSICTSDHKPVWGLYRCAVRPGIDTIPLAAGLFNREVYLEGIRRRAAALDKRHSTSGACSLQ from the exons ATGGAAAACGATGATGAAATGAAAGATAAAGCATCACGTGATAAAACCAAGTCCAAGAAAAAACCGCTGTGTAGGTTGGGACTTTTGGTGCCAAGAAAGACTAGAGTTGGTTGTTTGTCAGCAGAGAGCGAGGACATACATTTAAGCGAAAATTCAATTACACCGGAAGGATGTAAATTGGAACAGCATAGTGCAGATACTAATCTTTCTCCACAAGAACAAGGACTTATTGTTGAAACGTGGGATGTGAAAAACGAATCACAAGAGAAGGGTTCTGAAGAACTGGTACGTTCATTGTCTCCCAAGGAAGTTAGTAATAGTACAAAAATATCATTGTGTTGTGCCATGACTGAGAGTTCTAAATCTGTCGATGATCATCATCATTCAAATTACCATCGCACAAACAATGCTGAACGGAACAGAATGAGTCTTGGCATTACAACGGATGAAAAGATTACCACAAGTTCCAATAACAAAGTAAAATTGCTTCAAACAGTGACTTTAGAATCTGACTCCACACAGCATGAAGGATGTGCTATAGGTGGCAGTGGAGACAAAGAAGAACCACTATCTGGTGCCAGAGAGAATGACGTTATTCAAAGTTCTTCTCCGTCTGTCAGCGATATGTCATCATGCGAGTCCTCCCCAATACCAACCCAGGCTCGCCTCAAGGGCTCTGTTCTCACGCAGCGAAGATCTGCAGATAACCTCTTACTGGGGTTGCATCAGTCGCCTCCTTTGCGTCATTCATCACCAGACTCGAGTAAGAGCGTGCCTGAGACTCAGAAAAGGTATAGGATGAGGTCAGTTTCTCATGATACTATGCTGCCGCCTAGAGACAAGGCTTTGGTACGTGTAGAAGAAGGTGATAGTAATAATAAAGGGCGTGGATCTATGGACAGTTTGGCAAGGCACTCATTATTGGCGGCACAGGTGTTTCATCTTATCCCAACTGTGAAAGCTAGGGAAag GAACTTCCTTCACGGCCGCATTGCCGCGGACTCGTTGCTGGGCTCGCTGGAGCTGGAGAAAACGCTGCCGCAGCGAGAACTGCGTGTGTTCGTGGGCACGTGGAACATGAACGGACAG GCGCCGCCCAAGGAGCTAAACGACTTCATGCTGCCCCCGGGACTGGAGCACGTGCCCGACGTGATCGTGGTGGGCACCCAGGAGAGCTACTCGGAGCGCTCCGAGTGGGAGGTGCACCTGCAGGAGACGGTGGGGCCCTCGCACCTGCTGTTCCACTCGGCCGCGCTGGGCACGCTGCACCTCGCCGTGTTCCTGCGCCGCGACCTGCTGTGGTTCTGCTCCG TGCCGGAAGAGTCGAGCTACAGCGTGCGCCCGGGCACAGCGTTCAGGACGAAGGGGGCGGTGGCCATCGCGTTCATGCTGTTCGGGACATCGTTCCTGTTCATCACCGCCCACCTCACCGCCCACGTCGACAAGGTGAAGGAGCGAATCCACGACATCCGGCGGATAGTCAAGTCCCTGGACCTGCCCAAACTGCTGCCAGTGAGACACAAGAACAAAG ACGTGACGCAGAACTTTGACTACGTGTTCTGGTGCGGCGACCTGAACTTCCGCCTGACGCAGCCCCGCGAGGAGGTCATGCAGTGGGTGTCGAAGCAGCAGTTCCCAATGGTGCGGCCCCACCTGCTGTGCTCCGACCAGCTGCGTGCCAGCCGCGCCCAGG GATCGGTGTTCAGGGACTTCGAGGAGGGGCCCATCACGTTCCCGCCCACGTACAAGTACGACCCAGGCACCCAGGACTACGACACGTCGCACAAGCAGCGGACGCCGTCGTACACGGACCGCATCCTGTTCAAGAGTGGGCGCGGGCGCCGGGAGAGCCACGCCCCGGGGGCCAGCCCCGCGCTGGAGTGCCTCGTCTACACGTCCGTGCCATCCATCTGCACGTCGGACCACAAGCCCGTGTGGGGACTGTACCGCTGCGCGGTGCGCCCCGGCATCGACAC
- the LOC134537634 gene encoding inositol polyphosphate 5-phosphatase E isoform X1 codes for MENDDEMKDKASRDKTKSKKKPLCRLGLLVPRKTRVGCLSAESEDIHLSENSITPEGCKLEQHSADTNLSPQEQGLIVETWDVKNESQEKGSEELVRSLSPKEVSNSTKISLCCAMTESSKSVDDHHHSNYHRTNNAERNRMSLGITTDEKITTSSNNKVKLLQTVTLESDSTQHEGCAIGGSGDKEEPLSGARENDVIQSSSPSVSDMSSCESSPIPTQARLKGSVLTQRRSADNLLLGLHQSPPLRHSSPDSSKSVPETQKRYRMRSVSHDTMLPPRDKALVRVEEGDSNNKGRGSMDSLARHSLLAAQVFHLIPTVKARERNFLHGRIAADSLLGSLELEKTLPQRELRVFVGTWNMNGQAPPKELNDFMLPPGLEHVPDVIVVGTQESYSERSEWEVHLQETVGPSHLLFHSAALGTLHLAVFLRRDLLWFCSVPEESSYSVRPGTAFRTKGAVAIAFMLFGTSFLFITAHLTAHVDKVKERIHDIRRIVKSLDLPKLLPVRHKNKDVTQNFDYVFWCGDLNFRLTQPREEVMQWVSKQQFPMVRPHLLCSDQLRASRAQGGSPRVAPTESLFHAYSRSDKF; via the exons ATGGAAAACGATGATGAAATGAAAGATAAAGCATCACGTGATAAAACCAAGTCCAAGAAAAAACCGCTGTGTAGGTTGGGACTTTTGGTGCCAAGAAAGACTAGAGTTGGTTGTTTGTCAGCAGAGAGCGAGGACATACATTTAAGCGAAAATTCAATTACACCGGAAGGATGTAAATTGGAACAGCATAGTGCAGATACTAATCTTTCTCCACAAGAACAAGGACTTATTGTTGAAACGTGGGATGTGAAAAACGAATCACAAGAGAAGGGTTCTGAAGAACTGGTACGTTCATTGTCTCCCAAGGAAGTTAGTAATAGTACAAAAATATCATTGTGTTGTGCCATGACTGAGAGTTCTAAATCTGTCGATGATCATCATCATTCAAATTACCATCGCACAAACAATGCTGAACGGAACAGAATGAGTCTTGGCATTACAACGGATGAAAAGATTACCACAAGTTCCAATAACAAAGTAAAATTGCTTCAAACAGTGACTTTAGAATCTGACTCCACACAGCATGAAGGATGTGCTATAGGTGGCAGTGGAGACAAAGAAGAACCACTATCTGGTGCCAGAGAGAATGACGTTATTCAAAGTTCTTCTCCGTCTGTCAGCGATATGTCATCATGCGAGTCCTCCCCAATACCAACCCAGGCTCGCCTCAAGGGCTCTGTTCTCACGCAGCGAAGATCTGCAGATAACCTCTTACTGGGGTTGCATCAGTCGCCTCCTTTGCGTCATTCATCACCAGACTCGAGTAAGAGCGTGCCTGAGACTCAGAAAAGGTATAGGATGAGGTCAGTTTCTCATGATACTATGCTGCCGCCTAGAGACAAGGCTTTGGTACGTGTAGAAGAAGGTGATAGTAATAATAAAGGGCGTGGATCTATGGACAGTTTGGCAAGGCACTCATTATTGGCGGCACAGGTGTTTCATCTTATCCCAACTGTGAAAGCTAGGGAAag GAACTTCCTTCACGGCCGCATTGCCGCGGACTCGTTGCTGGGCTCGCTGGAGCTGGAGAAAACGCTGCCGCAGCGAGAACTGCGTGTGTTCGTGGGCACGTGGAACATGAACGGACAG GCGCCGCCCAAGGAGCTAAACGACTTCATGCTGCCCCCGGGACTGGAGCACGTGCCCGACGTGATCGTGGTGGGCACCCAGGAGAGCTACTCGGAGCGCTCCGAGTGGGAGGTGCACCTGCAGGAGACGGTGGGGCCCTCGCACCTGCTGTTCCACTCGGCCGCGCTGGGCACGCTGCACCTCGCCGTGTTCCTGCGCCGCGACCTGCTGTGGTTCTGCTCCG TGCCGGAAGAGTCGAGCTACAGCGTGCGCCCGGGCACAGCGTTCAGGACGAAGGGGGCGGTGGCCATCGCGTTCATGCTGTTCGGGACATCGTTCCTGTTCATCACCGCCCACCTCACCGCCCACGTCGACAAGGTGAAGGAGCGAATCCACGACATCCGGCGGATAGTCAAGTCCCTGGACCTGCCCAAACTGCTGCCAGTGAGACACAAGAACAAAG ACGTGACGCAGAACTTTGACTACGTGTTCTGGTGCGGCGACCTGAACTTCCGCCTGACGCAGCCCCGCGAGGAGGTCATGCAGTGGGTGTCGAAGCAGCAGTTCCCAATGGTGCGGCCCCACCTGCTGTGCTCCGACCAGCTGCGTGCCAGCCGCGCCCAGGGTGGGTCCCCGAGAGTCGCACCCACTGAGAGTCTCTTCCATGCGTATTCCCGCTCAGACAAGTTTTAA